A single window of Tautonia marina DNA harbors:
- a CDS encoding DUF1501 domain-containing protein: protein MSRPTRRCPGPQPLPPIDRRAFLKSTGAGFGMLALADLLQRDAKASDGARASLNPLAEKVPHFAPKAKRCIFLFMVGGPSHIDMFDPKPELNRLHGQPLPPSFGKLESQFLEADPICLGSTRKWGKYGESGMDMSDLVPHMREHADSIALIRSCQVDSVIHAPAHYQMNCGRVFMGFPSLGSWVGYGLGTENENLPAYVVMAQPEGTPEGGAPCWGAGFLPAAYQGTLFRPGPKPILDLQPATGEFSRGQQRRTLDLLREMNEADLDPADTELSARIASYELAFRMQAEAPEAVDLSTETEETRRLYGLDHPRTNDFGTRCLLARRLVERGVRFVQVYSGGGPVAMQWDAHSDVNENHEKMCGLTDQPVSALLTDLKRRGMLDETLVIWGGEFGRTPVSEGGSRGRDHNAKGFTMWMAGGGIQGGTTFGSTDEIGMNAVEEPAHINDLHATILHLMGLDHMRLTFLHSGRDERLTDVGGRVLSGLFA, encoded by the coding sequence ATGTCCCGACCGACCCGCCGATGCCCTGGACCGCAACCGTTGCCGCCGATTGACCGACGGGCGTTCTTAAAATCGACCGGGGCGGGCTTTGGGATGCTCGCGCTCGCGGATCTGTTGCAGCGTGACGCGAAGGCGTCGGACGGAGCGAGGGCAAGCCTCAACCCGTTGGCGGAGAAGGTGCCGCACTTCGCACCGAAGGCGAAGCGGTGCATCTTCCTGTTCATGGTCGGCGGGCCGAGCCACATCGACATGTTCGACCCGAAGCCGGAACTGAACCGCCTGCACGGTCAGCCCTTGCCGCCGAGCTTCGGGAAGCTGGAAAGTCAGTTTCTCGAAGCGGACCCGATTTGCCTGGGAAGCACCCGGAAATGGGGGAAGTACGGCGAGTCGGGGATGGACATGTCGGACCTTGTGCCGCACATGAGAGAACACGCCGATTCGATCGCTCTGATCCGATCGTGTCAGGTCGATAGCGTGATTCACGCTCCGGCACATTATCAAATGAACTGCGGTCGGGTGTTCATGGGGTTCCCGAGCCTTGGAAGCTGGGTCGGTTACGGTCTGGGGACCGAGAATGAGAACCTGCCGGCCTATGTGGTGATGGCTCAGCCGGAGGGAACCCCCGAAGGTGGGGCCCCGTGCTGGGGGGCCGGATTCCTGCCGGCCGCGTATCAAGGGACGCTCTTCCGTCCGGGACCGAAGCCGATTCTCGACCTGCAACCGGCGACCGGAGAATTTTCGAGAGGCCAGCAGCGCAGGACGCTCGACCTGCTCCGAGAAATGAACGAGGCCGACCTCGACCCGGCCGATACCGAACTGTCGGCCCGGATCGCCTCGTACGAACTGGCGTTCCGGATGCAAGCCGAGGCACCCGAGGCGGTCGATCTCTCGACCGAGACCGAGGAGACGCGACGGCTTTATGGGCTCGACCACCCGAGGACGAATGATTTCGGGACGCGGTGTTTGCTGGCCCGCCGGTTGGTCGAGCGCGGTGTCCGGTTCGTGCAGGTTTACTCGGGGGGTGGTCCCGTGGCGATGCAGTGGGATGCCCACAGTGACGTGAATGAAAATCATGAAAAAATGTGCGGCCTGACCGATCAGCCCGTCTCGGCCCTGCTGACCGATTTGAAGCGTCGGGGGATGCTCGACGAAACGCTCGTAATCTGGGGGGGCGAATTCGGCCGGACCCCGGTAAGCGAGGGCGGTAGCCGAGGACGCGATCACAACGCCAAGGGGTTCACGATGTGGATGGCCGGGGGCGGGATCCAGGGAGGGACGACGTTCGGCAGCACCGACGAGATTGGGATGAACGCCGTCGAGGAGCCTGCCCACATCAACGACCTGCACGCGACGATTCTGCATCTGATGGGGCTCGACCACATGCGCCTGACCTTCCTGCATAGTGGTCGAGACGAACGCCTGACCGACGTGGGGGGCCGAGTCCTCTCGGGGCTCTTCGCGTGA
- a CDS encoding DUF1549 and DUF1553 domain-containing protein, with translation MRLDRHPWRGDRIGLGSILVGLLGVSVSVALGATASDSESSLAPAESFSEEQRTHWAYLPVERPEPPDVSDPSWIRNPIDRFILSEIEALEFEPAPEADRITLIRRLTFDLTGLPPTPEEVEAFLQDDRPDAYERLVESLLERPSFGERWAQHWLDLAHYADSNGFELDADRPDAWRYRDWVVKALNDDLPYDRFLSLQLAGDELAPEDESALIATGFGRCGPREVVGGNIDPKVRRQSELSGVTGTVGSVFMGLTIGCAKCHDHKFDAIPTTDYYRLQAFFEAAEMVELPISTDEERAAYKAAEEEVAARTKPLKEAKAALEAPYRAALLAQKESGLTDEERAVLAIPDEDRTPIQKKMAAGAQRALRIPWEELAEAVAENPEDHAERERLKRAIFEIEQTLPPPPAKVMALAESKADGAVEAPETFVYRRGDPYNLGPKVEPRPLGVVLANMGADAFDEGVEPIDGRTGRRAALAEWMTRPENPLTARVIVNRLWQHHLGRGIVASPSDFGVRGEFPSHPELLDWLASELIVNGWRLKPIHRLIVTSTTYRQASDPRRSVVEDPAEIARLGDVFRSQAEDDPDNLLFARVDRRRLEAESLRDHLLAVTGELNPQMGGPGIRAPIPPEVEELIFTEAEEVDLWPEHPDPSQHVRRSLYLHRKRNVRLPLFDAFDSPDTQTSCAIRDVSTHPLQSLILLNSSFAIDRAKALAGRVFREEPNDATARVERTYRLVLARSPSAAEVTQALDFIASQAEMLRDRQDRDGDAPLAAPTPEPSGVDSAEAAAWVDFAVAMLNRNEFVYVP, from the coding sequence ATGCGCCTCGATCGCCACCCCTGGCGAGGGGATCGAATCGGTCTGGGTTCGATCCTGGTTGGATTGCTCGGTGTGTCTGTGTCTGTTGCTCTCGGAGCGACCGCAAGCGATTCGGAGAGCTCACTCGCTCCTGCGGAGTCCTTCTCCGAGGAACAGCGAACGCACTGGGCCTACCTCCCGGTCGAGCGGCCCGAGCCGCCGGACGTGAGCGACCCCTCCTGGATCCGCAACCCGATCGACCGCTTCATCCTCTCTGAGATCGAGGCGCTGGAGTTCGAGCCCGCGCCGGAAGCCGACCGGATCACCTTGATCCGTCGCCTGACGTTCGACCTGACCGGCTTGCCGCCGACTCCCGAGGAGGTGGAGGCGTTCCTCCAGGACGATCGACCTGATGCATACGAGCGGCTGGTCGAATCCCTGCTCGAACGTCCGAGCTTCGGCGAACGATGGGCGCAGCACTGGCTCGACCTGGCCCACTATGCCGATTCGAACGGCTTCGAACTCGATGCCGACCGTCCCGACGCCTGGCGCTATCGGGACTGGGTTGTGAAGGCCCTCAACGATGACTTGCCGTACGACCGGTTTCTCTCCCTGCAACTTGCCGGCGATGAGCTGGCTCCGGAGGACGAATCGGCCCTGATTGCGACCGGGTTCGGCCGATGCGGACCTCGGGAGGTCGTGGGAGGAAACATTGACCCGAAAGTTCGCAGGCAGTCGGAATTGTCGGGAGTGACCGGGACCGTCGGTTCGGTCTTCATGGGTCTGACGATCGGGTGCGCGAAATGTCATGACCACAAGTTCGACGCGATCCCGACGACCGACTACTACCGGCTCCAGGCCTTTTTTGAGGCCGCCGAGATGGTCGAGCTTCCGATTTCGACCGACGAGGAACGGGCCGCCTACAAGGCGGCCGAGGAGGAGGTGGCGGCCCGGACCAAGCCCTTGAAGGAGGCCAAGGCGGCACTGGAGGCCCCGTATCGGGCCGCTCTGCTCGCCCAGAAGGAATCGGGTCTGACGGACGAGGAACGGGCCGTGCTGGCCATTCCGGACGAGGATCGCACGCCGATTCAGAAGAAGATGGCCGCCGGAGCCCAGCGGGCGCTGAGAATTCCCTGGGAAGAACTGGCCGAGGCTGTTGCTGAGAATCCGGAAGATCATGCCGAACGAGAACGGCTGAAGCGGGCGATCTTCGAGATCGAGCAAACGCTGCCACCGCCCCCGGCCAAGGTCATGGCCCTTGCCGAATCGAAGGCGGACGGCGCGGTGGAAGCGCCCGAGACCTTCGTGTATCGCCGAGGCGATCCGTACAACCTGGGCCCGAAGGTCGAGCCGAGGCCCCTGGGGGTCGTCCTGGCGAACATGGGAGCGGACGCCTTTGACGAAGGGGTCGAGCCGATCGACGGCCGAACCGGCCGACGAGCAGCACTAGCCGAGTGGATGACCCGTCCTGAGAATCCGCTGACGGCTCGGGTGATCGTGAACCGGCTCTGGCAGCATCACCTCGGCCGGGGGATCGTGGCCTCGCCGAGCGACTTTGGGGTCCGAGGGGAATTCCCGTCTCACCCGGAGCTGCTGGACTGGCTTGCCTCGGAACTGATCGTCAACGGCTGGCGGCTCAAGCCGATCCACCGCCTGATCGTCACCTCGACCACCTACCGGCAAGCCTCCGACCCGAGACGGTCGGTGGTGGAGGATCCGGCGGAGATCGCCCGGTTGGGAGACGTGTTCCGGAGCCAGGCGGAGGACGACCCCGACAATCTCCTGTTCGCTCGGGTCGATCGCCGCAGGCTGGAAGCCGAGTCGTTGCGCGATCACTTGCTCGCCGTCACCGGAGAGCTGAACCCGCAGATGGGAGGACCCGGCATTCGCGCCCCGATCCCGCCCGAGGTTGAGGAACTGATCTTCACCGAGGCGGAGGAAGTGGACCTCTGGCCGGAGCATCCCGACCCCTCGCAGCACGTTCGTCGATCGCTCTACCTGCATCGGAAGCGGAACGTGCGGCTTCCGCTGTTTGATGCCTTCGACTCGCCCGACACGCAGACCTCGTGCGCCATTCGGGACGTCAGCACTCACCCGCTCCAGTCCCTCATCCTGCTCAACAGCAGTTTCGCCATTGATCGGGCCAAGGCCCTGGCCGGCCGTGTCTTCCGCGAGGAGCCGAATGATGCCACCGCCCGGGTCGAGCGAACGTATCGCCTGGTCCTGGCCCGATCCCCAAGTGCGGCGGAGGTGACGCAGGCGCTCGACTTCATCGCCTCTCAGGCCGAGATGTTGAGGGATCGTCAGGATCGGGACGGAGATGCCCCCCTGGCGGCTCCGACTCCGGAGCCTTCGGGGGTTGATTCGGCCGAGGCGGCGGCCTGGGTCGATTTCGCCGTGGCGATGCTGAACCGGAATGAGTTTGTCTATGTTCCTTGA
- a CDS encoding outer membrane protein assembly factor BamB family protein, which translates to MIRRLALAWAALGTLALAVTADGQPIETHRILPDRTALGRVGLERSWFATVPLQSGLEQVDHLSLTTDGTQIFAQTTEANLYCYDSETGRMLWKANLGPASGLAQDVGTNSTLAFATNGNYIFALDRATGRQVWVERMEANASSPIVATDELVFIGEDNGKLLAFSLKPAEDPRFQKETGAPGGFAWNFSTNGPITAEPVATQFVVAFASTGGKLYVTRYDPPSILHRSQDIGPLTASMGTYGSGPESLLVVPSMNRNLYGINLFTGEQKWVFSTRSPISAQPLVGGGDVTITRRVPERRTQTIIGTDLKPYEQEYTEVVEQDEVLPMPPTVYVLSDDGDLYAVNPDTGESRWTSVVPIPGTEQERVDPRTGRTVVIPGTAQLVTNASTGEPVTQARGVRTGAEQILALSPSRVYLRTQYGDLAIVDRESGELVAGPSATFQRAGVDLRRYAITTTNDSHDRMYLASPHGSIVCLREFGSTSPVPLRAESTSPFGYLRDEEGSTGATPPPVPSAPFGNDLAPDDNQPADADNPFDVGFGARPLPRNITTQRR; encoded by the coding sequence ATGATTCGCCGACTCGCGCTGGCCTGGGCGGCCCTCGGCACCCTGGCCCTGGCCGTAACTGCCGATGGCCAGCCCATCGAAACCCATCGGATTCTTCCCGACCGAACCGCTTTGGGGCGGGTGGGTCTGGAACGCTCATGGTTTGCCACCGTCCCCCTGCAATCCGGGCTGGAGCAGGTCGACCATCTGAGTCTCACGACCGACGGGACGCAAATCTTCGCCCAGACGACCGAAGCCAACCTGTACTGCTACGACTCGGAAACCGGTCGGATGCTCTGGAAGGCCAACCTTGGACCTGCCAGTGGCCTGGCTCAGGATGTGGGCACGAATTCAACACTTGCATTCGCCACCAACGGCAACTACATCTTCGCCCTCGACCGGGCGACCGGCCGGCAGGTCTGGGTGGAGCGGATGGAAGCCAATGCCTCCTCTCCGATCGTGGCGACCGACGAACTTGTGTTTATCGGTGAGGACAATGGCAAGTTGCTGGCCTTCTCGTTGAAGCCGGCCGAGGACCCGCGATTCCAGAAGGAAACGGGCGCTCCGGGCGGCTTCGCCTGGAATTTTTCGACCAACGGGCCGATCACGGCCGAGCCGGTCGCCACGCAGTTCGTGGTGGCGTTCGCCTCAACCGGGGGCAAGCTCTACGTCACTCGGTATGACCCGCCGTCGATCCTGCACCGTTCTCAGGACATCGGGCCCCTGACTGCCTCGATGGGAACCTACGGGTCCGGCCCGGAAAGTCTCCTGGTCGTTCCTTCAATGAATCGGAATCTCTACGGGATCAATCTCTTTACCGGAGAGCAGAAGTGGGTCTTCTCCACGCGATCGCCAATCTCTGCTCAGCCGCTCGTCGGAGGCGGTGATGTGACGATCACCCGCCGCGTTCCTGAGCGTCGGACCCAGACCATCATTGGAACCGACCTGAAACCCTATGAACAGGAATACACGGAGGTCGTCGAGCAAGACGAGGTATTGCCGATGCCTCCGACGGTCTACGTCCTCAGCGATGATGGCGACCTGTACGCCGTAAACCCAGACACGGGCGAGTCGCGCTGGACTTCCGTGGTTCCGATTCCCGGAACCGAGCAGGAACGGGTCGATCCTCGAACCGGTCGTACCGTGGTCATCCCCGGCACGGCCCAACTGGTGACCAACGCATCCACCGGTGAACCGGTGACGCAGGCCCGGGGTGTCCGGACCGGGGCCGAGCAGATTCTCGCGCTCTCTCCGTCTCGGGTGTATCTCAGGACTCAGTACGGCGATCTGGCGATCGTCGATCGTGAATCCGGAGAACTCGTGGCCGGTCCTTCCGCGACATTCCAGCGGGCCGGTGTTGATCTGCGTCGGTACGCGATCACGACGACCAACGATTCTCATGATCGCATGTACCTGGCCAGCCCTCACGGGTCGATCGTTTGCCTTCGAGAGTTCGGCTCGACCTCCCCGGTTCCGTTGCGGGCGGAATCAACCTCCCCGTTCGGCTATCTTCGAGACGAGGAAGGGTCCACCGGCGCCACCCCACCTCCTGTTCCGTCGGCACCGTTCGGCAACGATCTGGCTCCGGACGATAACCAACCCGCCGACGCGGACAATCCGTTCGACGTCGGCTTTGGGGCTCGCCCCTTGCCTCGGAATATCACCACGCAGCGACGCTAA
- the purH gene encoding bifunctional phosphoribosylaminoimidazolecarboxamide formyltransferase/IMP cyclohydrolase has product MSDTNTPIRRALLSVSDKRGLLELARALADRGVALLASGGTRTALLDAGLEAEEVSAYTGSPEILGGRVKTLHPKIHGGILARRDLPDDLTTLTAHGIEPIDLVVVNLYPFEATIARPGVTDDEAIEKIDIGGPSLIRGAAKNHAHVVVLTDPDQYPAFLEHLAQHDGTTQEFRRARALDAFQKTAHYDQAISSYLAGPSSDADPKGFPDTLAPRFVLRTSLRYGENPHQRAAFYVEPQTAGPNLASATIRHGKELSYNNILDLDSALRLIRCFEEPAACVLKHNNPCGSAIGSTLAEAFERAYDGDPVSAFGGIVGLNRPVDLATAERMVSPGRFIECIVAPGFEPDAFEVLTTRPTWKNSVRLVELGVPIGPGAGPAAGLDLRRIEGGLLVQDWDTMQADPLAEGRVVSKRPPNDREAIDLAFGWKVCQSVKSNAIVLASDGQIVGVGAGQMSRLDSVEIAVKKAGPRAAGAVLASDAFFPFRDGPDAAAAAGITAIIQPGGSRRDEEVIAACDEHGIALIFTGRRHFRH; this is encoded by the coding sequence ATGTCTGACACCAACACCCCGATCCGCCGAGCCCTCCTGAGCGTCTCAGACAAGCGGGGACTTCTTGAACTGGCCCGGGCCCTCGCCGATCGAGGGGTCGCCTTGCTAGCCAGCGGTGGCACCCGAACCGCCTTGCTCGATGCCGGGCTTGAGGCCGAGGAAGTCTCAGCCTACACCGGCAGCCCTGAAATCCTCGGAGGCCGGGTCAAGACCCTTCACCCAAAGATTCATGGAGGGATTCTCGCGCGTCGGGACTTGCCTGACGACCTGACGACCCTGACGGCTCACGGAATCGAGCCGATCGACCTCGTGGTGGTCAACCTTTATCCGTTTGAAGCAACCATCGCCAGGCCGGGCGTCACGGACGACGAGGCGATCGAGAAAATCGACATCGGCGGCCCGAGCTTGATTCGGGGGGCGGCCAAGAATCATGCGCATGTCGTCGTCCTGACCGACCCAGACCAGTACCCCGCTTTCCTGGAACACCTGGCCCAGCACGACGGCACCACTCAGGAGTTCCGTCGAGCCCGTGCGCTGGATGCGTTCCAGAAAACCGCACACTACGATCAGGCGATCTCCTCGTACCTGGCCGGTCCCTCCTCCGACGCTGACCCGAAAGGGTTTCCGGACACGCTCGCTCCCCGGTTTGTGCTGCGGACCTCCTTGCGATACGGCGAGAACCCTCATCAGCGGGCCGCCTTCTACGTCGAACCGCAAACGGCCGGACCAAACCTGGCCTCGGCAACCATCAGGCACGGAAAAGAACTTTCGTATAACAATATCCTCGACCTCGACAGCGCTCTCCGGTTGATTCGATGCTTCGAGGAGCCCGCCGCCTGTGTCTTGAAGCACAACAACCCCTGCGGTTCGGCGATTGGCTCGACCCTGGCCGAGGCGTTTGAGCGGGCCTACGACGGTGACCCGGTCAGCGCATTCGGAGGGATCGTCGGCCTGAATCGCCCGGTCGATCTGGCGACGGCCGAACGAATGGTCAGCCCCGGCCGTTTCATTGAGTGCATTGTCGCCCCGGGCTTTGAGCCCGATGCCTTCGAAGTCCTGACCACTCGGCCGACCTGGAAGAACAGCGTTCGCCTGGTTGAGCTGGGCGTGCCGATTGGCCCCGGAGCAGGTCCGGCTGCAGGTCTCGACCTTCGACGCATCGAAGGAGGCTTGCTCGTTCAGGACTGGGACACGATGCAGGCCGATCCGCTGGCCGAGGGTCGGGTCGTCAGCAAACGCCCACCGAACGATCGCGAAGCGATCGACCTGGCCTTCGGCTGGAAGGTCTGCCAGTCGGTCAAGTCGAACGCCATTGTGCTGGCCAGTGACGGGCAGATTGTTGGCGTCGGGGCCGGGCAAATGAGCCGCCTCGACTCGGTCGAGATCGCCGTCAAGAAGGCGGGGCCCCGGGCGGCCGGTGCGGTCCTTGCGTCTGATGCCTTCTTCCCGTTCCGAGACGGTCCCGATGCGGCCGCAGCCGCCGGCATTACCGCGATCATCCAACCGGGAGGTTCCCGGCGGGACGAGGAAGTCATCGCCGCCTGCGACGAGCACGGCATCGCCCTGATCTTCACCGGCCGCCGCCACTTCCGGCACTGA
- a CDS encoding ZIP family metal transporter: MNAFADFNPIVQSLMAGGLTWGVTALGASLVLLTRSMDRRVLDAMLGFASGVMIAASVWSLLIPAIDLSRDLGGSGWGPAALGFLLGGLVLRLADQWLPHLHPGLKRDRAEGIKTHWQRSTLLVLAITLHNIPEGLAIGVAFGATEHGTIEGSLGRAIALAIGIGLQNLPEGVAVALPLRGEGVGRFKAFWYGQLSAVVEPIAAVIGAAAVLFVRPLLPYTLAFAAGAMIYVVVEELVPESQQQGNTDLATLGTMAGFAVMMVLDVSLG; encoded by the coding sequence ATGAACGCGTTTGCCGACTTCAATCCCATCGTTCAATCGCTGATGGCCGGAGGGTTGACCTGGGGGGTGACCGCCCTTGGGGCCTCGCTCGTCTTGCTCACTCGGTCGATGGATCGTCGAGTCCTCGATGCGATGCTCGGCTTTGCGTCCGGGGTGATGATCGCTGCAAGCGTTTGGTCACTCCTCATCCCGGCGATTGACCTGTCCCGCGATCTCGGAGGTTCGGGGTGGGGACCGGCAGCCCTCGGGTTCCTGCTCGGTGGTCTGGTGCTTCGGCTGGCCGACCAATGGCTCCCGCATCTTCATCCCGGTCTGAAGCGGGATCGTGCCGAGGGAATCAAGACTCATTGGCAACGGTCAACCTTGCTTGTCCTGGCGATCACCTTGCACAACATTCCCGAGGGGCTGGCGATCGGCGTCGCTTTCGGCGCCACCGAACACGGAACCATCGAGGGCTCACTCGGCCGGGCCATTGCCCTGGCCATCGGCATCGGACTTCAGAATCTTCCGGAAGGAGTTGCCGTTGCGCTTCCCCTTCGGGGCGAAGGGGTCGGTCGGTTCAAGGCATTCTGGTACGGCCAGCTTTCCGCAGTGGTCGAGCCGATCGCCGCGGTCATCGGCGCGGCGGCGGTTTTGTTCGTCAGGCCCTTGCTTCCCTACACACTGGCCTTTGCGGCTGGGGCGATGATCTACGTGGTGGTCGAGGAACTGGTGCCCGAAAGTCAGCAGCAAGGCAACACCGACCTCGCTACGCTGGGGACGATGGCCGGTTTTGCCGTCATGATGGTGCTGGACGTCTCGCTCGGCTGA
- a CDS encoding DUF1501 domain-containing protein gives MSLHRRQFLRSSLAASSLVSMGGVTIPGFLAQSARAARGAAKSNDRILVVVQLVGGNDGLNTVVPHGIDGYVRNRRRLRLPTGQLHRVTDDISLHPSMGQMAKLLEDGRLAIVQGVGYPNPDRSHFRSMEIWETARTDSHPEALETGWLGRVLDADPPSPGSDSPALHVGGGRLPLALRARRVEVPSMEQIDQFRLQANGSSAEQDSTRSALNEVAGVDRSDDPLLGFLRRSTLAAYEASARLEEVAAGQGGETNYPNFNLARRLEQIARIIKAGFGTRIYYTRQDGYDTHANQLATHAALLNELADSLAAFHEDLAQDGQAGRVAVLVFSEFGRRVAENASNGTDHGAAAPVFVVGPVAQVGLIGEHPSLDDLDEGDLKYQTDFRSLYASLLDEWLGVPSAPIIGEGFAPVSLLSTS, from the coding sequence ATGAGCCTCCATCGCCGCCAGTTCCTTCGCTCCTCCCTGGCTGCCTCCTCCTTGGTTTCGATGGGAGGCGTCACGATTCCTGGTTTCCTGGCACAATCGGCCCGAGCCGCCCGGGGCGCGGCAAAGTCGAACGACCGGATTTTGGTCGTCGTTCAGCTGGTCGGAGGGAATGACGGGTTGAATACAGTCGTTCCGCATGGCATCGACGGCTACGTTCGCAATCGTCGCCGACTCCGCCTGCCGACCGGGCAACTCCATCGAGTTACCGACGACATCAGTTTGCACCCGAGCATGGGGCAAATGGCCAAGCTCCTCGAAGACGGGCGATTGGCCATCGTGCAGGGCGTGGGTTACCCGAACCCCGATCGCTCCCATTTCCGATCCATGGAGATCTGGGAAACCGCCCGGACGGACTCTCACCCCGAGGCGCTCGAAACCGGATGGCTTGGCCGGGTCCTCGACGCCGATCCTCCCAGCCCCGGCTCCGATTCCCCCGCGCTTCATGTCGGTGGCGGCCGACTTCCCCTCGCCCTCCGAGCCCGGAGGGTCGAGGTCCCTTCAATGGAGCAAATCGACCAGTTCCGTCTCCAGGCAAACGGTTCCTCGGCCGAGCAGGATTCGACCCGATCCGCTTTGAATGAGGTCGCCGGAGTCGATCGAAGCGACGACCCGTTGCTCGGGTTCCTCCGTCGCAGCACGCTGGCGGCTTACGAGGCGAGTGCCCGGCTCGAAGAGGTCGCCGCGGGGCAGGGGGGGGAGACCAATTATCCCAACTTCAACCTGGCTCGCCGGCTCGAACAGATCGCCCGAATCATCAAGGCCGGCTTCGGAACCCGGATCTATTACACCCGGCAAGACGGTTACGACACGCACGCCAATCAGCTAGCCACCCATGCCGCGCTCCTCAACGAACTGGCCGATTCCCTCGCCGCCTTCCACGAGGATCTTGCCCAGGACGGCCAGGCCGGTCGGGTCGCGGTGCTCGTCTTTAGCGAGTTCGGGCGTCGGGTTGCCGAGAATGCCTCGAACGGGACCGACCACGGGGCCGCCGCTCCGGTGTTCGTGGTTGGCCCTGTTGCTCAGGTAGGTTTGATCGGAGAGCATCCGAGCCTCGACGATCTCGACGAGGGGGATCTCAAGTACCAGACCGATTTCCGGAGCCTCTATGCCTCCCTTCTCGACGAGTGGCTTGGGGTGCCTTCAGCTCCGATCATTGGTGAGGGCTTCGCGCCCGTCTCTCTGCTCTCGACCTCTTGA
- a CDS encoding DUF1800 domain-containing protein — MRLRTLQDDPRHAWTPFQASDTDPWDLDRVAHLHRRAGFSPSWEVLQRDLEEGPEASIDRLLHGEPEALDGSPAASFDNLMDALARGPGAAAGPTGLQASWLYRMIHTPFPLRERMTLFWHDHFATSVEKVNEPSLMRQQNELLRRHALGSFADLLRSMAKDPAMLLWLDATASKKEHPNENYAREVMELFTLGRGHYSERDVQEAARAFTGTFVVQGRYRHDSREFDAGEKSILGQTGSFDGDAVASILLDQPACARFLCRKLFALLLSEVDEPSDALIDPLADAYRNSGYDTMVPVSMILHSRLFFDPSMRRKRVKSPVEFAVGTIRALEIVSPTVSTNELAEACSRMGQRLFAPPSVAGWDGGPAWINTTTTLARSNTILALMNDRRRFDPEALPARHGQADDPAAFYTKLLVQETLSSEVRNRIKGSAREVATLVLTSPEYQLA, encoded by the coding sequence ATGCGTCTGCGAACCTTGCAGGACGATCCCCGTCATGCCTGGACACCATTCCAGGCGTCAGACACCGATCCCTGGGACCTCGATCGGGTCGCTCATCTGCACCGGCGGGCCGGATTTTCCCCTTCCTGGGAGGTCCTTCAGCGCGATCTTGAGGAGGGGCCCGAGGCCAGCATCGACCGCTTGCTTCACGGTGAGCCGGAAGCCCTCGACGGCTCGCCCGCCGCATCGTTTGACAACCTCATGGACGCGCTGGCCAGAGGGCCGGGAGCCGCGGCTGGGCCGACCGGTTTGCAAGCTTCCTGGCTCTACCGAATGATTCACACGCCCTTTCCCCTTCGGGAACGGATGACTTTGTTCTGGCATGATCATTTTGCCACCTCCGTTGAAAAGGTGAACGAACCGTCCTTGATGCGTCAGCAAAACGAATTGCTTCGGCGGCACGCACTCGGTTCATTTGCGGACTTGCTCCGCTCGATGGCGAAAGATCCGGCCATGCTGCTCTGGCTCGACGCCACCGCCAGTAAGAAAGAGCATCCGAACGAGAACTACGCTCGGGAGGTCATGGAACTGTTCACGCTCGGACGGGGTCACTACAGCGAGCGAGATGTGCAGGAGGCCGCCCGAGCCTTCACCGGCACCTTCGTCGTTCAAGGGCGATACCGCCACGATTCCCGCGAATTCGACGCCGGTGAAAAATCCATTCTAGGTCAGACCGGGTCGTTCGATGGCGATGCGGTGGCCTCAATTCTCCTGGACCAACCGGCCTGTGCCCGGTTCCTCTGCCGGAAACTGTTCGCGCTCTTGCTCAGCGAGGTTGACGAGCCGTCCGACGCCTTGATCGACCCCTTGGCGGACGCCTATCGCAACTCCGGCTACGACACGATGGTCCCCGTGTCCATGATCCTCCATTCCCGCCTGTTCTTCGATCCCTCGATGCGACGCAAGCGGGTCAAGAGTCCGGTCGAGTTCGCCGTCGGCACCATCCGCGCTCTGGAAATTGTCTCGCCGACGGTTTCCACCAACGAACTTGCCGAAGCTTGCTCGCGAATGGGACAGCGATTGTTTGCCCCTCCCAGCGTCGCCGGCTGGGATGGCGGTCCGGCCTGGATCAATACCACGACCACGCTCGCTCGATCGAACACCATCCTTGCTCTGATGAACGACCGGCGGCGGTTCGATCCTGAAGCTCTTCCTGCCCGCCACGGTCAGGCCGATGACCCTGCGGCCTTTTACACCAAGCTGCTCGTCCAGGAGACGTTGTCTTCCGAGGTTCGCAACCGCATCAAGGGATCGGCCCGCGAGGTGGCGACCCTCGTGCTCACTTCCCCCGAATATCAGCTCGCCTGA